In a genomic window of Amycolatopsis japonica:
- a CDS encoding DUF2530 domain-containing protein — protein sequence MRPTPELPKRLTDLTPVVIVGTSLWAVATVVLFFVTDGIWVQTAFSGVVLGFIGLAIIAWQRAAARRGSKSAQRL from the coding sequence TTGCGGCCAACGCCGGAGCTGCCGAAGCGGCTGACCGACCTGACGCCGGTCGTGATCGTAGGTACCTCGCTCTGGGCGGTCGCGACCGTGGTCCTGTTCTTTGTGACCGACGGCATCTGGGTGCAGACGGCGTTCTCCGGCGTCGTGCTCGGCTTCATCGGTCTCGCGATCATCGCCTGGCAGCGCGCCGCCGCCCGCCGGGGCTCGAAGAGCGCCCAGCGCCTCTAA
- a CDS encoding MarR family winged helix-turn-helix transcriptional regulator → MSGDTHERSLASRLRLAVVRLNRRLRAQRAGDGISLTQVSALSTLHKCGALTPGQLAAKEGVQPPSMTRVIAALEEMGYVERRPHPTDGRQAIVELSDRGRAYVIEQITAREIWLDKQLAELSAEEREVLSRASEIIDRMAGN, encoded by the coding sequence ATGTCCGGAGACACGCACGAGCGCTCACTGGCGAGCCGCCTGCGTCTCGCGGTGGTGCGGCTCAATCGACGGCTACGGGCCCAGCGTGCCGGTGACGGCATCTCGCTGACCCAGGTGTCCGCGTTGTCGACGTTGCACAAATGCGGTGCGCTGACCCCTGGCCAGCTCGCCGCGAAGGAAGGCGTCCAGCCACCTTCGATGACGAGGGTGATCGCCGCGCTCGAGGAGATGGGTTACGTCGAGCGCAGGCCGCATCCGACGGACGGCCGCCAGGCCATCGTCGAACTGTCCGATCGCGGCCGGGCCTACGTGATCGAGCAGATCACCGCGCGGGAGATCTGGCTGGACAAGCAATTGGCGGAGTTGAGCGCCGAAGAACGTGAAGTGCTCTCTCGCGCCTCCGAGATCATCGACAGGATGGCGGGGAACTAA
- a CDS encoding NCS2 family permease has translation MAEQRTRSTLDRFFKISERGSTPGREIRGGIVTFFTMAYIVVLNPLILGSFSAEDAGAHKDVLGNILPVPQVAAVTALVAGVLTIIMGLVANYPFAIATGLGINSLIAVTFASQMTWPEAMGLVVIEGLVIVLLVFAGIRTAVFNAVPPPLKSAIAVGIGLFICLIGLVDAGFVRRVPDDAKTTVPVGLGINGSIASWPTLVFVVGLLVTGILVAKRVKGAILIGVLASTVLAIVVEAITKVGPSKGVNPLGWNLGYPALPDQVLGMPDLSLVGDISFGAWTRLPIITVVLLVFTLVLADFFDTMGSMTGLAKEGGLLPADGKLPNVGKALFVDGTAAVAGGFASSSSNTVFVESASGIAEGARTGLANVVTGVLFIAAMFLTPLYQVVPVEAAAPALVVVGALMMSQVKEIDFSDFTVALPAFLTIVVMPFTYSIANGIGAGFVSYVVIRAVTGKAKGVHPLMWGIAAMFVAYFAVGPIQAAFN, from the coding sequence ATGGCGGAGCAGCGCACCCGGTCCACACTGGACCGGTTCTTCAAGATCAGCGAGCGCGGCTCGACACCGGGGCGGGAGATCCGCGGCGGGATCGTCACCTTCTTCACGATGGCCTACATCGTCGTGCTGAATCCCCTGATCCTCGGCAGTTTCTCCGCCGAAGACGCGGGCGCGCACAAGGACGTCCTCGGCAACATCCTCCCCGTACCGCAGGTCGCCGCGGTGACCGCGCTGGTCGCCGGTGTGCTGACGATCATCATGGGCCTGGTGGCGAACTATCCGTTCGCCATCGCCACCGGCCTCGGCATCAACAGCCTGATCGCGGTCACCTTCGCCTCCCAGATGACCTGGCCGGAGGCGATGGGCCTGGTGGTGATCGAGGGCCTGGTCATCGTCCTGCTCGTGTTCGCCGGCATCCGGACGGCGGTGTTCAACGCCGTGCCACCGCCGCTGAAATCCGCGATCGCGGTCGGCATCGGCCTGTTCATCTGCCTGATCGGCCTGGTCGACGCCGGCTTCGTCCGCCGCGTCCCGGACGACGCGAAGACGACCGTGCCGGTCGGGCTGGGCATCAACGGCTCGATCGCCTCGTGGCCGACGCTGGTGTTCGTCGTCGGCCTGCTGGTCACCGGCATCCTGGTGGCGAAGCGGGTCAAGGGCGCGATCCTGATCGGTGTCCTCGCGTCGACCGTGCTGGCGATCGTCGTCGAGGCGATCACCAAGGTCGGCCCCTCCAAGGGCGTGAACCCGCTGGGCTGGAACCTCGGCTACCCGGCGCTGCCGGATCAGGTCCTGGGCATGCCGGACCTCTCGCTGGTCGGCGACATCTCCTTCGGCGCCTGGACGCGGCTGCCGATCATCACCGTCGTGCTGCTGGTGTTCACCCTGGTGCTGGCGGACTTCTTCGACACCATGGGCTCGATGACCGGCCTGGCGAAGGAAGGCGGGCTGCTCCCGGCGGACGGCAAGCTCCCGAACGTCGGCAAGGCGCTGTTCGTCGACGGCACCGCCGCGGTGGCGGGCGGCTTCGCGTCGTCGAGTTCGAACACCGTCTTCGTCGAATCCGCGTCCGGTATCGCCGAGGGCGCCAGGACCGGGCTCGCGAACGTCGTCACCGGCGTGCTGTTCATCGCGGCCATGTTCCTGACCCCGCTCTACCAGGTCGTCCCGGTCGAGGCCGCCGCTCCGGCGCTGGTCGTCGTCGGCGCGCTGATGATGAGCCAGGTCAAGGAGATCGACTTCTCCGACTTCACCGTCGCGCTGCCCGCGTTCCTGACCATCGTGGTCATGCCGTTCACCTACTCGATCGCCAACGGCATCGGCGCCGGCTTCGTCAGCTACGTCGTCATCCGCGCGGTCACCGGCAAGGCCAAGGGCGTGCACCCGCTGATGTGGGGTATCGCGGCGATGTTCGTGGCCTATTTCGCGGTCGGGCCGATCCAGGCCGCGTTCAACTGA
- a CDS encoding sacsin N-terminal ATP-binding-like domain-containing protein, which translates to MSTDPFGTERLRAAVLRAWADSPTRFTEDTNTENDLRVGGYRDRLFVELAQNAADAALAAGDRGTLRVSVVDGELRFANTGAPLDARGVESLASLRASGKGEETVGRFGVGFAAVLTVSAEPRIVSVTGGVAFSAERTRAEAERTGDVPVLRLPWPVADDEPPVPEGFTTEVRLPLREGVDVRALLADLKNDIGDLLLTLPWLESVEVEGGVWRRSDLGDGVVELASPGGSEHWQVHRGEVVWAVPLDGSGSPRPLGDDVLHAPTPTDDGLSLPARLIATLPIEPSRRRALPGPELTTALKNAAREYVELVCSLPGKERLALVPGAGFPRSTVDGTLREAILENLSDSPWLPAQEGDDLPGRQARVLSVDVPGLAPLLADLVPGLISLSGVDLRAVGARTLSPAEAIELLTGAQREPSWWRSLYDVLLPALEAHDLTKDDLGALPVPMSDGRTLPGVRDALLVGGSAELLELLSDVDIIGLRLVHPAAAHPLLERLGAKHAEASDLLEADALSAAVERSVEDVRSGLDGMALAGAVLRLIAEVGDEAPDWAGALALPSEDGWRRADELVLPTSPLGDIFDPEVFEEDGALSVLDEEFAEDWPVATLVAVGVLDSFAIITDDEPLEPEHGLPEEHEWWDSRERPPSRVLAVRDLDLVGDDAWPEALRLLAARPETWRALTEPGGHTGWWLARYALLDGHAPLDWRMPEASALAGLYDVVPDSGLSKEILLAAGVRTELGADAEDVEDLLDRLGDPERKVSPGLASRAHAALAEYTVDVPAPDRVRAADGSAVDARDAVVLDVPWFAAVLAPERMVVSASGAAALAELLDLPMASGLDAKVTEDGEYVPWTELSALRLAADQLGVELPEGGVLLHEALTVTFEDAEHEVAWWSDGRLHAADTPEGLGRAFAWATDRWADRHVLTALLDDPSPSALLN; encoded by the coding sequence GTGAGCACTGACCCGTTCGGCACCGAGCGGCTCCGCGCCGCCGTCCTGCGGGCGTGGGCCGATTCGCCGACGCGGTTCACCGAGGACACGAACACCGAGAACGACCTGCGGGTCGGTGGCTACCGCGACCGGCTGTTCGTCGAGCTGGCGCAGAACGCCGCCGACGCCGCCCTGGCGGCCGGTGATCGCGGCACGCTTCGGGTGTCCGTTGTGGACGGTGAGCTGAGGTTCGCCAACACGGGCGCGCCCTTGGACGCCCGCGGGGTCGAATCCCTTGCCTCCCTTCGTGCTTCCGGCAAGGGGGAGGAGACCGTCGGCCGGTTCGGCGTCGGATTCGCCGCCGTGCTCACTGTTTCCGCCGAGCCGAGGATCGTTTCGGTGACCGGAGGCGTCGCGTTCTCCGCGGAACGCACGCGTGCCGAAGCCGAGCGCACCGGAGACGTTCCCGTGCTGCGGCTGCCGTGGCCGGTCGCCGACGACGAGCCGCCTGTGCCCGAGGGTTTCACCACCGAGGTCCGGCTTCCGCTACGCGAAGGCGTCGATGTCCGGGCCCTGCTGGCGGATCTGAAGAACGATATCGGCGATCTTCTGCTCACCTTGCCCTGGCTGGAAAGCGTCGAGGTCGAAGGCGGGGTCTGGCGCCGCTCCGATCTCGGTGACGGTGTCGTCGAGCTCGCGTCGCCGGGCGGATCCGAGCACTGGCAGGTGCATCGCGGCGAGGTCGTCTGGGCCGTCCCGCTCGATGGATCAGGTTCACCCCGGCCGCTCGGTGACGACGTGCTGCACGCGCCGACCCCCACCGACGACGGGCTTTCCCTGCCGGCCAGGCTGATCGCGACGCTCCCGATCGAGCCGTCCCGGCGCCGCGCGTTGCCGGGGCCGGAGCTGACCACCGCGTTGAAGAATGCCGCGCGGGAGTACGTCGAGCTCGTCTGTTCCTTGCCGGGCAAGGAACGTCTGGCGCTCGTGCCCGGCGCGGGCTTCCCGCGTTCCACTGTGGACGGAACGCTGCGCGAGGCCATCCTCGAGAATCTCAGCGACTCGCCTTGGCTTCCCGCGCAGGAGGGTGACGATCTGCCGGGGCGTCAGGCGCGTGTCCTTTCGGTGGACGTGCCGGGATTGGCGCCGCTGCTGGCCGATCTCGTGCCCGGCTTGATTTCACTGTCCGGTGTGGACCTTCGCGCGGTCGGCGCGCGGACGCTATCGCCCGCCGAAGCCATCGAGCTGCTGACCGGGGCCCAGCGCGAGCCCTCGTGGTGGCGTTCGCTTTACGACGTGCTGCTCCCGGCGCTCGAAGCACACGACCTCACCAAGGACGATCTCGGCGCGTTGCCGGTGCCGATGTCCGACGGCCGGACCTTGCCCGGCGTCCGCGACGCGCTGCTCGTCGGAGGCTCGGCGGAACTGCTCGAACTCCTGTCCGATGTGGACATCATCGGGCTGCGGCTGGTGCATCCGGCCGCCGCGCATCCGTTGCTGGAACGCTTGGGTGCCAAGCACGCCGAGGCGAGTGACCTGCTGGAGGCCGACGCGCTGAGCGCGGCCGTCGAACGCAGTGTCGAAGACGTCCGGTCCGGTTTGGACGGTATGGCGCTCGCGGGCGCGGTGCTCCGCCTGATCGCCGAAGTCGGCGACGAAGCCCCCGATTGGGCGGGTGCGCTGGCCCTGCCGAGCGAGGACGGCTGGCGTCGCGCGGACGAGCTCGTCCTGCCGACGTCGCCGCTGGGCGACATCTTCGACCCCGAGGTGTTCGAAGAAGACGGCGCTTTGTCAGTGCTGGACGAGGAATTCGCCGAAGACTGGCCGGTGGCGACGCTCGTCGCGGTCGGCGTGCTCGATTCGTTCGCGATCATCACCGACGACGAACCCCTCGAACCCGAACACGGGCTGCCCGAGGAGCACGAGTGGTGGGATTCCCGGGAACGGCCGCCGTCGCGGGTGCTCGCCGTGCGCGATCTCGACCTCGTCGGTGACGACGCCTGGCCGGAGGCGCTGCGCCTGCTCGCGGCGCGTCCCGAAACCTGGCGGGCCCTCACCGAACCCGGCGGGCACACCGGCTGGTGGCTCGCGCGGTACGCGTTGCTGGACGGGCACGCCCCGCTCGACTGGCGGATGCCGGAAGCGTCCGCGCTGGCCGGGCTCTACGACGTCGTCCCGGATTCGGGACTGAGCAAGGAGATCCTGCTCGCCGCCGGTGTCCGGACGGAGCTGGGGGCGGACGCCGAAGACGTCGAGGATCTCCTGGATCGGCTCGGGGATCCCGAGCGCAAGGTGAGCCCCGGGCTCGCTTCCCGCGCGCACGCGGCCCTCGCCGAGTACACAGTGGACGTTCCCGCGCCGGACCGCGTCCGTGCCGCGGACGGCTCGGCCGTCGACGCTCGCGACGCCGTCGTGCTCGACGTGCCGTGGTTCGCGGCCGTACTGGCGCCGGAGCGGATGGTCGTCTCGGCGAGCGGCGCCGCCGCGCTGGCGGAACTGCTGGACCTGCCGATGGCGAGCGGTCTCGACGCCAAGGTCACCGAAGACGGCGAGTACGTGCCGTGGACGGAGCTGTCCGCGCTCCGGCTGGCCGCCGATCAGCTGGGCGTCGAACTGCCCGAGGGTGGCGTGCTGCTGCACGAGGCGCTGACGGTGACCTTCGAGGACGCCGAGCACGAGGTCGCCTGGTGGTCCGACGGCAGGCTGCACGCCGCCGACACCCCGGAAGGCCTCGGCCGGGCCTTCGCCTGGGCCACGGACCGATGGGCCGACCGTCACGTCCTGACGGCCCTGCTCGACGACCCCTCGCCCTCCGCGCTCTTGAACTGA
- a CDS encoding MFS transporter → MFSSLKVRNYRLFFTGQVISNIGTWMQRIAQDWLVFTLSGNDPIALGIAVALQFAPTLFLSLWAGVLADRVDKRRLLIGIQIAVLTQAVVLGALDLSGIAALWHVYLLCFTLGVTASLEVPARQSFVAEMVGRDKVTNAVALNSSIFNMARIVGPAIAGFAITWVGTGWLFMANAVSTGAVIAALVLMNPDKLFRGPAIPREKGQLVEGLRYVRRRSDLMTVMVLVFFVSTFGITYFTSLPIVAANVFHTNADGYGLLSTLVAVGTFTGALMSARRNTRGGPRVRLLLISAFLLGAFEVITAFMPTYLTFGLALIPLGFATITFLNTANALVQTAVSPEMRGRVMGLYVLVLIGGNPIGGPMTGWMADAFGGRSPFYIGGAISAVAAVVCAVVLIRRGGVSLPVRRFGNGLRVLKRERV, encoded by the coding sequence ATGTTCTCCTCGCTGAAGGTCCGCAACTACCGGCTTTTCTTCACCGGCCAGGTCATCTCGAACATCGGCACCTGGATGCAGCGCATCGCGCAGGACTGGCTGGTGTTCACCCTCAGCGGCAACGACCCGATCGCGCTCGGCATCGCGGTCGCGCTGCAGTTCGCGCCGACGCTGTTCCTCTCGCTGTGGGCGGGCGTGCTGGCCGACCGCGTCGACAAACGGCGGCTGCTGATCGGTATCCAGATCGCCGTGCTGACGCAGGCGGTGGTCCTCGGCGCCCTCGACCTGAGCGGGATCGCGGCGCTCTGGCACGTGTACCTCCTCTGCTTCACCCTCGGCGTGACGGCCTCGCTGGAAGTGCCCGCGCGGCAGTCGTTCGTCGCCGAGATGGTGGGCAGGGACAAGGTCACCAACGCCGTCGCGCTCAACTCGTCGATCTTCAACATGGCCCGGATCGTCGGCCCGGCCATCGCGGGTTTCGCGATCACCTGGGTCGGCACCGGCTGGCTGTTCATGGCGAACGCGGTGAGCACGGGCGCCGTCATCGCCGCGCTGGTGCTGATGAACCCGGACAAGCTCTTCCGCGGCCCGGCCATCCCGCGCGAGAAGGGGCAGCTCGTCGAGGGGCTGCGGTACGTCCGGCGGCGCAGTGACCTGATGACCGTGATGGTGCTGGTGTTCTTCGTGAGCACGTTCGGTATCACGTACTTCACGTCGCTGCCGATCGTCGCCGCGAACGTCTTCCACACGAACGCCGACGGTTATGGTCTGCTGTCGACGCTGGTCGCCGTCGGCACTTTCACCGGCGCGCTGATGTCGGCCCGTCGCAACACCCGCGGCGGTCCGCGCGTGCGGCTGCTGCTGATCTCGGCGTTCCTGCTCGGCGCGTTCGAGGTGATCACCGCGTTCATGCCGACGTACCTGACCTTCGGCCTCGCGCTGATCCCGCTCGGCTTCGCCACGATCACCTTCCTGAACACGGCGAACGCGCTCGTGCAGACCGCGGTCAGCCCGGAGATGCGCGGCCGGGTGATGGGCCTGTACGTGCTGGTGCTGATCGGCGGCAACCCCATCGGCGGCCCGATGACCGGCTGGATGGCCGACGCCTTCGGCGGCCGCTCGCCGTTCTACATCGGCGGCGCTATCTCGGCGGTCGCCGCGGTGGTGTGCGCCGTCGTGCTGATCCGGCGTGGCGGGGTGAGCCTGCCGGTGCGGCGGTTCGGGAACGGTCTGCGCGTGCTGAAGCGGGAACGGGTGTGA
- a CDS encoding SDR family NAD(P)-dependent oxidoreductase — translation MTLLSGKAVVITGSGQGLGRAFAHNAAAQGAAVVVNDVEAGIADEVAREIRALGGRAVSHEGSVADAEQAAGLIDRCVAEFGRLDGLVNNAGVNYRAEPWAADPARMREVVEVNVLGPLFCGTAAAKVLRAQGGGVIVNVGSGSMIGQRRAAAYSASKGAVASMTASWAADLAEHGIRVNAVAPVAWTRMAWNDPSVVQTPEHTPERVAPLVTYLLSDLSAGITGQILRFRGDILCVLRQTAIKDPVLDRDGWTVEDIASALDGELREALEPPPSARWS, via the coding sequence ATGACTCTTCTCAGCGGCAAGGCCGTGGTGATCACCGGCTCCGGACAGGGCCTGGGCAGGGCTTTCGCGCACAATGCGGCCGCACAGGGCGCGGCGGTCGTGGTGAACGACGTCGAAGCGGGGATCGCGGACGAGGTCGCGCGGGAGATCCGCGCACTGGGCGGGCGGGCTGTGTCCCATGAGGGTTCGGTCGCCGACGCCGAGCAGGCCGCCGGGCTGATCGACCGGTGCGTCGCCGAATTCGGACGACTCGACGGCCTGGTCAACAACGCCGGCGTCAACTACCGGGCCGAGCCGTGGGCGGCCGACCCGGCGCGGATGCGTGAAGTGGTCGAGGTCAACGTGCTCGGCCCGCTGTTCTGCGGGACCGCGGCGGCGAAGGTACTGCGTGCCCAGGGCGGCGGCGTGATCGTGAACGTCGGCTCCGGCTCGATGATCGGCCAACGGCGCGCGGCCGCGTACTCGGCGTCGAAGGGCGCTGTCGCCTCCATGACCGCCTCGTGGGCGGCGGACCTGGCCGAACACGGCATCCGGGTCAACGCCGTCGCGCCCGTGGCCTGGACGCGGATGGCCTGGAACGATCCGAGCGTCGTCCAGACCCCTGAGCACACCCCGGAACGGGTGGCGCCGCTGGTGACGTACCTGCTCAGCGACCTCTCGGCGGGGATCACCGGGCAGATCCTCCGGTTCCGCGGCGACATCCTGTGCGTGCTGCGGCAAACCGCGATCAAGGACCCCGTGCTGGACCGGGACGGCTGGACCGTCGAAGACATCGCGTCGGCGTTGGACGGCGAGCTGCGGGAGGCACTGGAACCGCCTCCGTCAGCGAGATGGTCGTGA